A genomic stretch from Burkholderia pyrrocinia includes:
- the iolD gene encoding 3D-(3,5/4)-trihydroxycyclohexane-1,2-dione acylhydrolase (decyclizing), which translates to MTPTVRLTVSQALVRYLAALRAEVVQPDGRTEILPYCGGVFAIFGHGNVAGLGEALHAEKDRLPTFRAHNEQGMANAAVAFAKANFRQRMMAATSSIGPGATNMLTSAALAHVGRLPLLLLPGDVFVSRLPDPVLQQVEDFEQGDVSANDCFRPVTRYFDRITSPEQLLVALPRAIQVMTDPAQCGPVCLALPQDVQTFAYDWPEAFFAPPVIRMRRPPADPLELADALDVLKAAKKPLIVAGGGVLYSQAWDALRAFADTHGVPVAESQAGKGSLAWDHPLNLGSIGVTGSPAANRAAAQADVVLAVGTRLQDFTTGSHALYGDATLLSLNVQPFDAGKKRGRQLVADARTGLGQLSAALAGWRADAAWTAANRDQAAAWNARVTELTTRVPKDTLPYDADVIGAVRDSAADAGRDSARDDLVVCAAGTLPAELHKLWRSGVPGNYHMDYAYSCMGYEVAGGLGAKLARPEREVIVIVGDGSYMMLNAELATSVMLGRKLIVVILDNRGYGCIERLQLNCGGASFNNMLDDCVPEGGARSTIDFAMHARAMGADAVHVRDVGELRSEMKRARAAKTSQVLVIDTTHKRTTDDGGAWWEVAVPQVSERAGVEAAHRAYLDAKTRQRR; encoded by the coding sequence ATGACCCCTACCGTGAGACTGACCGTCAGCCAGGCGCTCGTGCGCTACCTGGCCGCCCTGCGCGCCGAAGTCGTCCAGCCCGACGGCCGCACCGAGATCCTGCCGTACTGCGGCGGCGTGTTCGCCATCTTCGGCCACGGCAACGTGGCCGGGCTCGGCGAAGCATTGCACGCCGAGAAAGACCGGCTGCCGACGTTCCGCGCGCATAACGAGCAAGGGATGGCCAACGCGGCCGTCGCGTTCGCGAAAGCGAATTTCCGCCAGCGGATGATGGCTGCGACGTCGAGCATCGGCCCCGGCGCGACCAACATGCTGACGTCGGCCGCGCTCGCGCACGTCGGCCGGCTGCCGCTGCTGCTGCTGCCCGGCGACGTGTTCGTGTCGCGGCTGCCCGACCCCGTGCTGCAGCAGGTCGAGGATTTCGAACAGGGCGACGTCAGCGCGAACGACTGCTTCCGCCCCGTCACGCGCTACTTCGACCGCATCACGTCGCCCGAGCAACTGCTCGTCGCGCTGCCGCGCGCGATCCAGGTGATGACCGACCCCGCGCAGTGCGGCCCCGTGTGTCTCGCGCTGCCGCAGGACGTGCAGACCTTCGCTTACGACTGGCCCGAGGCGTTCTTCGCGCCGCCGGTGATCCGGATGCGCCGCCCACCGGCGGACCCGCTCGAACTCGCCGACGCGCTCGACGTGCTGAAGGCCGCGAAGAAGCCGCTGATCGTCGCCGGCGGCGGCGTGCTGTACAGCCAGGCGTGGGACGCGCTGCGCGCGTTCGCCGACACGCACGGCGTGCCGGTTGCCGAATCGCAGGCCGGCAAGGGCAGCCTCGCGTGGGATCACCCGCTGAACCTCGGGTCGATCGGCGTGACGGGTTCGCCCGCCGCGAACCGCGCCGCCGCGCAGGCCGACGTCGTGCTCGCGGTCGGCACGCGGCTGCAGGACTTCACGACCGGCTCGCACGCGCTGTACGGCGACGCGACGCTACTGAGCCTGAACGTGCAGCCGTTCGACGCGGGCAAGAAACGCGGCCGGCAACTCGTCGCCGATGCGCGCACGGGCCTCGGCCAATTGTCCGCCGCGCTGGCCGGCTGGCGCGCCGACGCGGCATGGACGGCCGCCAACCGCGACCAGGCCGCCGCGTGGAACGCGCGCGTGACCGAGCTGACGACGCGCGTGCCGAAGGACACGCTGCCGTACGACGCGGACGTGATCGGCGCGGTGCGCGACTCCGCGGCCGACGCGGGGCGCGACAGCGCGCGCGACGACCTCGTCGTGTGCGCGGCCGGCACATTGCCGGCCGAGCTGCACAAGCTGTGGCGCAGCGGCGTGCCGGGCAACTACCACATGGACTATGCGTATTCGTGCATGGGCTACGAAGTCGCGGGCGGCCTCGGCGCGAAGCTCGCGCGGCCCGAACGCGAAGTGATCGTGATCGTCGGCGACGGCTCGTACATGATGCTCAACGCCGAGCTCGCCACTTCCGTGATGCTCGGCCGCAAGCTGATCGTCGTGATCCTCGACAACCGCGGCTACGGCTGCATCGAGCGGCTGCAGCTGAATTGCGGCGGCGCGAGCTTCAACAACATGCTCGACGACTGCGTGCCGGAAGGCGGCGCGCGCTCGACGATCGACTTCGCGATGCATGCGCGCGCGATGGGCGCCGACGCCGTGCATGTGCGCGACGTCGGCGAGCTGCGCAGCGAAATGAAGCGCGCCCGCGCGGCGAAGACGAGCCAGGTACTCGTGATCGACACCACGCACAAGCGCACGACCGACGACGGCGGCGCATGGTGGGAAGTCGCGGTGCCGCAGGTATCCGAGCGCGCCGGCGTCGAAGCGGCGCACCGCGCGTATCTCGACGCAAAGACCCGGCAGCGGCGCTGA
- a CDS encoding bifunctional 5-dehydro-2-deoxygluconokinase/5-dehydro-2-deoxyphosphogluconate aldolase: protein MSLLNFPSDRPIDLACLGRVAVDLYAQQYGSRLEDARSFQMYLGGSSGNVAFGVARLGLKTAMISRVGDEQMGRFLRETLEREGCDTSQLQTDRERLTALVLLGLKDRDTFPLLFVRENCADMAVRADEIREDFIAGCRALAITGTHLSTPATREASLTALGYARRHGVVRILDIDYRPVLWGLTARGAGENRYVPDAQVTRQLQQVLGEFDLLVGTEEEFLIAGGVPHDLIGSLQAVRGITNATLVVKRGALGCCVIEGDIPARIDAAPTFLGERVEVLNVLGAGDAFLSGLLSGLLRGRDWAESTRIANACGAIVVSRHACSAAMPTPAELAHWFDGSRNPVVDADRTLAHLHRVTVPRREWNDLCVMAFDHRSQFYELAVQAGADEARIKTLKRLLVRAAEQVERDRHIEGHVGVLIDGGGYGSDALASATGRGWWVGRPVELPGSRPLRFDETRSVGSSLTHWPTEQVVKCLVHYHPDDDVDLRVEQEQRVLELWEATRASGNELLLEVIPPRAVTPAGTEDDAVLRAVARFYNLGVMPEWWKLTPLSADGWARLAALIAERDPHCRGAVILGLNQPLQYLVDSFRSATNPIVKGFMVGRTLWADASLNWLAGRIDDQALIDEVAGNFAQLVDAWLGRRGAARAAAA from the coding sequence ATGAGCCTGCTGAACTTTCCGAGTGACCGCCCCATCGATCTCGCCTGCCTCGGCCGCGTGGCCGTGGATCTCTATGCGCAGCAGTACGGCAGCCGCCTGGAAGATGCGCGCAGCTTCCAGATGTATCTCGGCGGCTCGTCGGGCAACGTCGCGTTCGGCGTCGCCCGGCTCGGGCTGAAGACCGCGATGATCTCGCGCGTCGGCGACGAGCAGATGGGCCGCTTCCTGCGCGAGACGCTCGAGCGCGAAGGCTGCGACACGAGCCAGCTGCAGACCGACCGCGAACGCCTCACCGCGCTGGTGCTGCTCGGGCTGAAGGATCGCGACACGTTCCCGCTGCTGTTCGTGCGCGAGAACTGCGCGGACATGGCCGTGCGCGCCGACGAGATCCGCGAGGACTTCATCGCCGGCTGCCGTGCGCTCGCGATCACCGGCACGCATCTTTCGACGCCGGCCACGCGCGAAGCGTCGCTGACCGCGCTCGGCTACGCGCGCCGCCACGGCGTCGTGCGAATCCTCGATATCGACTACCGGCCCGTGCTGTGGGGGCTGACCGCGCGCGGCGCGGGCGAGAACCGCTACGTGCCGGACGCGCAGGTGACGCGGCAGTTGCAGCAGGTGCTCGGCGAATTCGACCTGCTGGTCGGCACCGAAGAGGAATTCCTGATCGCGGGCGGCGTGCCGCACGACCTGATCGGTTCGTTGCAGGCGGTGCGCGGGATCACGAACGCCACGCTGGTCGTCAAGCGCGGCGCGCTCGGCTGTTGCGTGATCGAAGGCGACATCCCCGCGCGGATCGACGCTGCGCCGACCTTCCTCGGCGAACGCGTCGAGGTGCTCAACGTGCTCGGCGCGGGCGACGCGTTCCTGTCGGGCCTGCTGTCGGGGCTGCTGCGCGGCCGCGACTGGGCCGAATCGACGCGCATCGCGAACGCATGCGGCGCGATCGTCGTGTCGCGCCATGCGTGCTCGGCCGCGATGCCGACGCCGGCCGAACTCGCGCACTGGTTCGACGGCAGCCGCAATCCCGTGGTCGACGCGGACCGCACGCTCGCGCACCTGCATCGCGTCACGGTGCCGCGCCGCGAATGGAACGACCTGTGCGTAATGGCGTTCGACCATCGCAGCCAGTTCTACGAACTCGCGGTGCAGGCCGGCGCGGACGAAGCGCGGATCAAGACGCTGAAGCGCCTGCTCGTGCGCGCTGCCGAACAGGTCGAGCGCGATCGCCATATCGAAGGCCACGTCGGCGTGCTGATCGACGGCGGCGGCTACGGCAGCGACGCGCTCGCGTCGGCCACCGGGCGCGGCTGGTGGGTCGGCCGCCCGGTCGAGCTGCCGGGCTCGCGGCCGCTGCGCTTCGACGAGACGCGCTCGGTCGGCTCGTCGCTCACGCACTGGCCGACCGAGCAGGTCGTGAAATGCCTGGTCCACTACCACCCCGACGACGACGTCGACCTGCGCGTCGAGCAGGAGCAGCGCGTGCTGGAGCTGTGGGAAGCCACGCGCGCCAGCGGCAACGAGCTGCTGCTGGAAGTCATTCCGCCGCGCGCGGTCACGCCGGCCGGCACCGAGGACGATGCGGTGCTGCGCGCGGTCGCGCGCTTCTACAACCTCGGCGTGATGCCCGAATGGTGGAAGCTCACGCCGCTGAGCGCCGACGGCTGGGCGCGGCTCGCTGCGCTGATCGCCGAGCGCGACCCGCATTGCCGCGGCGCGGTGATCCTCGGGCTGAACCAGCCGCTGCAGTATCTGGTCGACAGCTTCCGCTCGGCGACCAACCCGATCGTCAAGGGCTTCATGGTCGGGCGCACGCTGTGGGCCGATGCGTCGCTGAACTGGCTCGCCGGCCGGATCGACGACCAGGCGCTGATCGACGAAGTCGCCGGCAACTTCGCGCAGCTCGTGGACGCGTGGCTCGGCCGCCGGGGCGCCGCGCGCGCCGCCGCGGCCTGA
- a CDS encoding sugar ABC transporter substrate-binding protein, with translation MKTKLMAVAAAAILAAPLAHAEKIGVTMASFDDTFLTILRNSINDAAKKDGATVQIEDGGNDVGKQLSQVQNMIAQKVDAIIVNAVDTDATPKITKMATAAKIPLVYVNRKPVDFDKLPAGVAVVASDEKQSGTLQARQVCKLLGGKGDLLVLMGELSNESARARTKDIEDVIATKDCAGMKIVDKREGKWSRTQGQDITMNWLSSGTKFDAIVSNNDEMAIGAINALKAARKWTPKTVVAGIDATPDGLASMKSGELKVSVYQNAIGQGAQSVAAALKLAKKQPVDRFVNVPFELVTPENMNQYAKH, from the coding sequence ATGAAGACCAAGCTGATGGCCGTCGCGGCCGCCGCGATCCTGGCTGCGCCGCTCGCGCACGCCGAGAAGATCGGCGTGACGATGGCGTCGTTCGACGACACGTTCCTGACGATCCTGCGCAACAGCATCAACGACGCAGCGAAGAAGGACGGTGCGACGGTGCAGATCGAGGACGGCGGCAACGACGTCGGCAAGCAGTTGAGCCAGGTTCAGAACATGATCGCGCAGAAGGTCGACGCGATCATCGTGAACGCGGTCGACACCGATGCGACGCCGAAGATCACGAAGATGGCGACGGCGGCGAAGATCCCGCTCGTCTACGTGAACCGCAAGCCGGTCGATTTCGACAAGCTGCCGGCCGGCGTCGCGGTCGTCGCGTCCGACGAGAAGCAGTCGGGCACGCTGCAGGCGCGCCAGGTGTGCAAGCTGCTCGGCGGCAAGGGCGACCTCCTCGTGCTGATGGGCGAGCTGTCCAACGAATCGGCGCGTGCCCGCACCAAGGACATCGAGGACGTGATCGCGACGAAGGATTGCGCGGGCATGAAGATCGTCGACAAGCGCGAAGGCAAGTGGAGCCGCACGCAGGGCCAGGACATCACGATGAACTGGCTGAGCTCCGGGACCAAGTTCGACGCGATCGTGTCGAACAACGACGAAATGGCGATCGGCGCGATCAACGCGCTGAAGGCCGCGCGCAAGTGGACGCCGAAGACCGTCGTCGCCGGCATCGACGCGACGCCGGACGGCCTCGCATCGATGAAGAGCGGCGAGCTGAAGGTGTCCGTGTACCAGAACGCGATCGGGCAGGGCGCGCAGTCGGTTGCCGCCGCGCTGAAGCTTGCGAAGAAGCAGCCCGTCGACCGCTTCGTGAACGTGCCGTTCGAGCTCGTGACGCCCGAGAACATGAACCAGTACGCCAAGCACTGA
- a CDS encoding sugar ABC transporter ATP-binding protein, whose protein sequence is MFTARIARPMAGVDAPAASSGGSPGASGSSGSPAPSAADCVLEVRGVGKSFPGVVALDGVQFRVRRGTVHALMGENGAGKSTLMKIIAGVYTPDQGEILINGEPVVLNGPLDALDRGIAMIHQELNLMPYMTVAENIWIRREPKNRFGLIDHAELRRRTAALFERLSIDIDPETDVRTLTVASRQMVEIAKAVSFDSDVLIMDEPTSALTDKEVTHLFRIIRQLREQGKGIVYITHKMNELFEIADEFSVFRDGKYIGTHASSDVTRDDIIRMMVGREITQMFPKEEVPIGDVVLSVKNLAVDGVFRDVSFELRAGEILGVAGLVGSGRSNVAEALFGVVPATSGEIRIDGKPVRIATPAQAMKHGMAFLTEDRKDSGCFLNLDLLANMEAAVLSNRYVKFNFVQQAQLKRDCEEMSRMLRVKSPGLHEEIQNLSGGNQQKVLIGRWLLTQPRILILDEPTRGIDVGAKAEIHRLVSALAGKGVAVLMISSEMPEVLGMSDRVMVMHEGRMTGIVERKDADQVRIMDLASR, encoded by the coding sequence ATGTTTACAGCCAGGATCGCGCGCCCGATGGCCGGCGTCGACGCGCCGGCCGCTTCATCCGGAGGATCGCCCGGCGCATCCGGGTCGTCCGGCTCGCCGGCTCCTTCCGCGGCCGACTGCGTGCTCGAGGTGCGCGGCGTCGGCAAGTCCTTTCCCGGCGTCGTCGCGCTCGACGGCGTGCAGTTCCGCGTGCGCCGCGGCACCGTCCATGCGCTGATGGGCGAGAACGGCGCGGGCAAATCGACGCTGATGAAGATCATCGCGGGCGTCTACACGCCCGATCAGGGCGAGATCCTGATCAACGGCGAACCCGTCGTGCTGAACGGCCCGCTCGATGCGCTCGACCGCGGGATCGCGATGATCCACCAGGAACTCAACCTGATGCCGTACATGACGGTCGCGGAGAACATCTGGATCCGCCGCGAACCGAAGAACCGTTTCGGCCTGATCGATCACGCGGAGCTGCGCCGCCGCACGGCCGCGCTGTTCGAGCGGCTGTCGATCGACATCGATCCGGAAACCGACGTGCGCACGCTGACGGTCGCGAGCCGGCAGATGGTCGAGATCGCGAAGGCCGTGTCGTTCGACTCGGACGTGCTGATCATGGACGAGCCGACGTCGGCGCTGACCGACAAGGAAGTCACGCACCTGTTCCGGATCATTCGCCAGCTGCGCGAGCAGGGCAAGGGCATCGTCTACATCACGCACAAGATGAACGAGCTGTTCGAGATCGCCGACGAGTTCTCGGTGTTCCGCGACGGCAAGTACATCGGCACGCATGCGTCGAGCGACGTCACGCGCGACGACATCATCCGCATGATGGTCGGGCGCGAGATCACGCAGATGTTCCCGAAGGAAGAGGTGCCGATCGGCGACGTCGTGCTGTCGGTGAAGAATCTCGCCGTCGACGGCGTGTTCCGCGACGTGAGCTTCGAGCTGCGTGCAGGAGAAATTCTCGGCGTCGCGGGCCTGGTCGGCTCGGGGCGCTCGAACGTCGCTGAGGCGCTGTTCGGCGTCGTGCCGGCCACGTCGGGCGAGATCCGGATCGACGGCAAGCCGGTGCGGATCGCGACGCCCGCGCAGGCGATGAAGCACGGGATGGCGTTCCTGACCGAGGACCGCAAGGACAGCGGCTGCTTCCTGAATCTCGACCTGCTCGCGAACATGGAAGCGGCGGTGCTCAGCAACCGCTACGTGAAGTTCAATTTCGTGCAGCAGGCGCAATTGAAGCGCGACTGCGAGGAAATGAGCCGGATGCTGCGCGTGAAATCGCCCGGCCTGCACGAGGAAATCCAGAACCTGTCGGGCGGCAACCAGCAGAAGGTGCTGATCGGGCGCTGGCTGCTCACGCAGCCGCGCATCCTGATCCTCGACGAACCGACGCGCGGCATCGACGTCGGCGCGAAGGCCGAGATCCACCGGCTCGTCAGCGCGCTCGCCGGCAAGGGCGTCGCGGTGCTGATGATCTCGTCGGAGATGCCGGAGGTGCTGGGGATGAGCGACCGCGTGATGGTGATGCACGAAGGGCGCATGACCGGCATCGTCGAACGCAAGGACGCCGACCAGGTCCGCATCATGGATCTCGCGTCGCGTTGA